The following coding sequences lie in one Apostichopus japonicus isolate 1M-3 chromosome 13, ASM3797524v1, whole genome shotgun sequence genomic window:
- the LOC139978656 gene encoding gonadotropin-releasing hormone receptor-like: MTSFDESVWSSEQRDESLSPFVIYLSETTDPFNISDALFDNLTEVTTGTLIEPPPQPRLVNRALNARLATLWILFVSGVIGNTCALVWLWHRRHRKSRVLKIIFGLVTADLCVCFFVILFSTVYEMMSYHWLWGNISCKLMMFMQSAAIMASSYMLVLLALDRHMAVRSPMKGNYPTTRLVVLVWVIAAVLSLPQLRVWEVQKLDFNVCKTIFTSRDDPRRLVYLSYATLVTFCVPFVVTSVAYVRICKKIWDKARETRVDQTNKSASFKLVDEKGKVRLQRSGARTLQQAKGKTLRMSITIIAMFLLCGFPYFLVGILDSFTSVNKTLNAIFGIFAVSNSSLNPYIFLWFSQKKVVTARYSHCKRRCCRCFERKIEEPVDSLKVCSREKIVRASSGGLTQDSTTGSSTGSYQSPASKVTLTLTLSAQNYV; the protein is encoded by the coding sequence ATGACTTCCTTCGACGAGTCCGTGTGGAGTAGCGAGCAAAGGGATGAGTCGCTCTCACCGTTCGTCATATACCTGTCAGAAACAACAGACCCATTTAACATAAGCGATGCCCTTTTCGATAATCTCACCGAAGTGACCACGGGGACACTAATCGAACCACCTCCTCAGCCTAGACTGGTTAATAGAGCCTTAAATGCAAGGTTAGCAACCTTGTGGATTCTGTTCGTTTCTGGTGTGATAGGGAATACGTGCGCGTTAGTTTGGCTGTGGCACAGGCGTCACCGAAAGTCACGTGTCCTGAAAATCATCTTCGGCTTGGTGACAGCGGACCTCTGCGTCTGTTTTTTCGTCATTCTCTTTTCGACTGTATATGAGATGATGAGCTACCATTGGCTATGGGGAAATATCTCATGTAAACTCATGATGTTTATGCAATCTGCAGCGATAATGGCCTCTAGTTACATGCTCGTATTGCTGGCTTTGGACAGACATATGGCCGTTAGGAGCCCCATGAAAGGGAATTACCCTACAACCCGTTTAGTAGTTCTAGTGTGGGTAATAGCTGCCGTGTTGTCTTTACCACAACTCCGTGTCTGGGAAGTACAAAAACTGGACTTTAACGTCtgcaaaaccatttttacatcACGTGATGATCCTAGGAGGTTAGTCTATTTATCTTATGCCACCTTGGTGACCTTCTGCGTACCTTTTGTGGTGACTTCCGTTGCGTACGTCAGGATATGTAAGAAAATCTGGGATAAAGCACGAGAGACACGTGTCGATCAGACGAACAAATCAGCTAGTTTCAAACTGGTGGATGAAAAAGGTAAGGTTCGACTTCAGCGATCTGGTGCAAGAACATTACAGCAAGCAAAAGGGAAAAcactacggatgagtataacGATCATCGCAATGTTCCTGCTTTGTGGCTTTCCATATTTTCTAGTTGGGATCCTTGACAGTTTTACAAGCGTCAACAAAACATTGAACGCCATTTTCGGTATTTTCGCGGTATCGAATTCATCCCTTAATCCGTACATTTTTCTCTGGTTCAGTCAGAAGAAAGTAGTCACCGCGAGATACAGCCACTGTAAACGAAGATGTTGCAGATGTTTCGAACGTAAGATAGAAGAGCCCGTTGACTCTCTGAAAGTATGCAGCCGAGAGAAAATAGTCCGCGCGTCTAGCGGTGGACTGACACAAGACAGCACGACGGGATCCAGTACTGGTAGCTACCAATCGCCAGCGAGCAAAGTCACTCTAACTCTGACCTTAAGTGCACAGAATTACGTATAA